The sequence CAACTTCCCCGAGGACTGGAGCTACTACACGCTGACCTACCCGGTCGGGCGCTACCGCGGGCTGACCCCGGGCGAGGCGGTGCAGGAGATGCTCGACTGCGGTGAGCGGTTCTACTCAATCCCGCGGATGGCGCGCCGCGCCTGGCGGAACCTCCGGCGCGGGCAGAGCGTGCTGATAGGCGCGGTCGGCGGCCTCTCGTACAGGCGGGGCATCCGGCTCGACCGCGACAGGCTCGGGGAGTTCGTGTCGCGATCCCGGGGCGGCGGCGCCGTCGCGGAAGCCGGCCGGGCGCTGGCGGCCGAGGCCGTCCCCTCCCTCGGGTTCGAGCGCTGAGCGCGATGGGAACCCCTGACGGCGATCGGGTGTCGGGCGACGGATCCGGCGACCCGCGCGAGTCGGTGCGGGACGACAGCGAGGCCTACCGCATCCGGATGGCGATCGCCCCCGAGGGCATGCGCGCGGAGCTGGTCTCCGCGTTCGCCGGGGATCGCGAGATGACGGACGCCGAGCGCGCCTTCGTCCGGGAGAGGATGGAGGGCCGGGGGAGCGTCTTCTACTCGGATCTCTTCTACGCCATCTCGCACCACTACTTCGCGCCCGACATCGCCGAGGCGCTGTGGAACAAGGTCCTGCTGCACAAGCACTTGATCTCCGAGCGGCTCGGCCGGAACGTCCGGATGACGGTCGCCACCCTGGACTACTTCTCGAACATCACGCGGGAGCTCAGGACCCCCACGCTGATCTCCGAGGACTACGCCTCCGAGATCTCGAACCTCTCGATGCGCGACGGCATGACCGGCCTGTTCAACCACTCGAGCTGCTACGAGCTCCTCGAGCTGGAGTTCAGGAGCCACCGGCGGCACGGGCGCGGGTTGGCCCTCATCATGTCGGACATCGACGACTTCAAGGCGGTCAACGATCGGCACGGTCACCAGGAGGGGGACCGGGTGCTGATCGAGGTCGCCCGGAAGCTGAGCGAGGAGGTGCGGGAGTCGGACATCTGCTGCCGGTTCGGCGGCGAGGAGTTCATCGCGATCCTGCCGTTCACCAGCGACCCGGAGGAGGCGTGCGGGATCGCCGAGCGGATCCGGGCGAAGGCGAAGGAGATCGCCGTCGGCGAGCAGCGGATCACCATCAGCGCCGGGGTCGCCGTCTGCGGCGCCGGGACGCCGACCCCCGGATCGCTCATCGAGAGCACCGACAAGGCGCTCTACCGGGCGAAGCAGGAAGGCAAGGACAGGATCGTGCTGTGGGGCGCGCCGTAGTTGACGATCCCCGGGCCGCGGGCACGCGGCGCCGACAGGAGATGCCGACATGATGGCGAGACTGACGTTGAGCGACGGCTTCTCGATCACGGCCCACAACGTCGCGCTGTACAGCGGCGATCGCGACGTTTCCCTCGCGGGGCCCGCGGACGGCGAGAGCGGGGGAGGGGGCGCGGGCGGGGAGCCCGATCGGTGCGAGTTCTCGCTCCCGCGGAAGGTCTGGGAGAAGCTCCGCAGCTCGCCGTCGTGCGAGATCGAGCTTTCGAACGGCGCCGTGGTCACGGTGACGGATCTCGACGCGATCCGGAACAGCCGCAGCGCCCCCAACGTACGGGTGCGCGGCCGCGCCGGGAACCGGAGAACCCCGGGCTGGCCGGACGATCCCCCCAAGGCCTGAACCTTCGTCCCCGCCGAGAGGGTGCGGCTTTCAGCTGAACCCCGGACTTCGGCGGGCGTGCGGTGGACGTTGCGGCGGCGGGCCGACCCGCGTATTCTCCCGCGCCGTGACCGGGGAGCCTACGAAAAGGTCGCCGCGCGTCGAGTACATCGATCGCCTGCGCGGCCTCGCCGTGTTCGGCATGTTCGTCGTGCACACGCCCGGGCCGTGGATGCGGCCGGAATTCACGAGCGGCGGGTACGGCGCCGTCATCTCGCAGATCTCGGGGATGGTCGCGCCCGTGTTCCTGCTCCTCGCCGGGCTGTCGGCCGCGATGATCGCGTGCCGCGGGGCGGAGCGGGCGGACGGCGGGTCGTACCGCCTGCGGATCGCGCGGCGCGGCCTCGAGGTGCTGGTCGTCGGCTACGGGTTGAACCTCGCGTTCTTCGCCCTGCGCGGCTTCCACGGCGGGACGAACCTGATCTTCAGGGTCGACGTGCTGCCGTGCATCGGGGCCTCGCTCGCGATCGCGGCGCTGCTCG comes from Pseudomonadota bacterium and encodes:
- a CDS encoding GGDEF domain-containing protein, with product MGTPDGDRVSGDGSGDPRESVRDDSEAYRIRMAIAPEGMRAELVSAFAGDREMTDAERAFVRERMEGRGSVFYSDLFYAISHHYFAPDIAEALWNKVLLHKHLISERLGRNVRMTVATLDYFSNITRELRTPTLISEDYASEISNLSMRDGMTGLFNHSSCYELLELEFRSHRRHGRGLALIMSDIDDFKAVNDRHGHQEGDRVLIEVARKLSEEVRESDICCRFGGEEFIAILPFTSDPEEACGIAERIRAKAKEIAVGEQRITISAGVAVCGAGTPTPGSLIESTDKALYRAKQEGKDRIVLWGAP